The sequence TCAGGGCTGTGGAAGGCGCGTTTCCGTTCTACGGTGAATTGGTCACCGAGCCCGAAGCGGCGGCCGACGTGTACCAGAATAGAGGCGAGGCCCTGATCGACGGATCGCTCGCGAGCCAGTTCGGTGCGGTCGTTGGCGACTCCGTGGTCGTCGGTGGAGTCTCGTACGCGGTAGCCGGAATCCTCAAGCGGTCACCCAGAGAATCAGCTGCCTTTTCACTCGTCAGTCCACGGATCTACGTGCCGCTTGCCAGAATAGACTCAACACTGATCGGCCCCGGAAGTCGTGTGACCTATGAAGTGTTCTTTCGATTTGACGACGCCGTGGACGTCGAGGCACTCCTCGAAGAAGTGAAGCCTCGGCTCAAGTCGCTCGAGGTCGGCAGTGATTCTGTTGGTGAGATAAAGCGGAACTGGAATACGGCGCTGACGAATCTCTACAAATTCCTTGGACTCGCCGCACTGATGGCGTTGCTCCTCGGAAGTGTTGGCGTTGCCAGTGCGATCCACGTCTACGTCAGCCAACGTTTGCAGACCGTTGCCGTCCTGCGTTGTCTTGGTGCCCGCGTAGGCACCACGTTCGGTGTCTACGTGACGCAGGCGATAGTTCTCGGACTTATTGGTTCGGTCGCCGGGGCCCTCCTCGGGGTGGGGGTACAGCAGCTGCTACCCATCGTACTGTCGGATTTCCTTCCGGTCGACGTCGAGTTCAAGGTCTCGCTTTCGTCCGTCGGATACGGAATCGCCGTCGGCACCATTGTGACAGTCTTGTTCTCTCTGCTTCCGCTACTTCGCGTTCGCAGGGTGTCACCCATGATGGCTCTGCGCTCGGCCGTCGGCTTGATAGAGGGTCGACGCTTCGACTGGGCTAGACTTACGGTCATCTTGATCGTGGTGTTCGG is a genomic window of Rhodothermales bacterium containing:
- a CDS encoding FtsX-like permease family protein, which codes for MGIRWLLQMAWRESRGSKGRLLLFVSSIVLGVAALVAIQSFGDSLRATIDDQAQSLLGADLSLENRRPFGAQAEALIDSIGGQQARRVSFSSMAYFPANGDTRLSTVRAVEGAFPFYGELVTEPEAAADVYQNRGEALIDGSLASQFGAVVGDSVVVGGVSYAVAGILKRSPRESAAFSLVSPRIYVPLARIDSTLIGPGSRVTYEVFFRFDDAVDVEALLEEVKPRLKSLEVGSDSVGEIKRNWNTALTNLYKFLGLAALMALLLGSVGVASAIHVYVSQRLQTVAVLRCLGARVGTTFGVYVTQAIVLGLIGSVAGALLGVGVQQLLPIVLSDFLPVDVEFKVSLSSVGYGIAVGTIVTVLFSLLPLLRVRRVSPMMALRSAVGLIEGRRFDWARLTVILIVVFG